In the genome of Fulvivirga maritima, one region contains:
- a CDS encoding type 1 glutamine amidotransferase domain-containing protein, giving the protein MDLLKDKKVAILVADGFEEVEFTEPKKALERAGATVEVISPNDDKVKAWDSTDWGNSYDVDKTLDAALASDYNSLLLPGGVLNPDQLRANDKAVEFVTHFFEAGKPIAAICHGPWTLIETGALEGRKVTSYKSIKTDLINAGAEWVNEEVVTDQGLVTSRNPDDIPAFCKKMIEEFCEGVHEGQKTV; this is encoded by the coding sequence ATGGATTTATTAAAAGATAAAAAAGTAGCCATTTTGGTTGCTGACGGATTTGAAGAAGTTGAGTTTACAGAACCTAAAAAAGCATTAGAAAGAGCGGGAGCTACTGTAGAGGTGATCTCGCCTAATGATGATAAAGTAAAAGCTTGGGACAGCACTGACTGGGGTAACAGCTATGATGTAGATAAAACATTAGATGCCGCATTAGCCAGTGATTATAATTCACTACTACTGCCTGGTGGTGTGCTAAACCCTGATCAGCTAAGAGCAAATGACAAAGCAGTGGAGTTTGTAACCCACTTCTTTGAAGCAGGAAAACCTATTGCAGCTATTTGCCACGGACCTTGGACGCTAATAGAGACAGGTGCTCTGGAAGGTAGAAAAGTTACTTCTTATAAGTCTATCAAAACAGACCTTATTAACGCAGGTGCTGAATGGGTAAATGAAGAAGTAGTAACAGATCAAGGGCTAGTAACCAGTAGAAACCCTGATGATATTCCTGCCTTCTGCAAAAAAATGATTGAAGAGTTCTGCGAAGGAGTACACGAAGGACAAAAAACAGTGTAA
- a CDS encoding Ohr family peroxiredoxin, with translation MKTLYTAEVTAQGGRDGHIKSQDGILNMELATPESMGGNGAQGTNPEQLFAAAWGPCFLGALGTVAKKENVELGDTKIVVKVSFNEEGNGYDLSAALNVIDESVEDDVLNQLVEKTQKVCPYSKATAGNIDVTVTANKIEVEV, from the coding sequence ATGAAAACCTTATATACAGCGGAAGTTACGGCACAAGGCGGTCGTGATGGACATATAAAATCTCAAGATGGAATATTAAACATGGAGCTAGCCACGCCAGAATCAATGGGTGGTAATGGAGCTCAAGGCACTAACCCTGAGCAGCTTTTTGCGGCAGCATGGGGACCTTGCTTTTTGGGTGCACTGGGCACTGTGGCTAAAAAAGAGAATGTAGAACTGGGAGATACTAAAATAGTAGTAAAAGTTTCTTTTAACGAAGAAGGTAACGGTTATGACCTTTCTGCAGCACTTAATGTGATAGATGAAAGCGTAGAAGATGATGTGCTGAACCAACTGGTAGAAAAAACACAGAAAGTTTGTCCTTATTCTAAGGCTACCGCTGGGAATATTGATGTAACTGTAACTGCAAATAAAATAGAAGTGGAGGTATGA
- a CDS encoding pyridoxamine 5'-phosphate oxidase family protein has product MMINGVDKLKETIASIEVAMLATKTEDSELVSRPMYTLHMDKDGYLWFFTSKGSPKMDDIEENNHVNVSYADTHSHTYASVSGTAICVDDQELKSKLWNDSHKAWYPKGVDDPNLCLLRVSVQSAEVWDQDTATMVSVLTKQHAL; this is encoded by the coding sequence ATGATGATTAATGGAGTAGATAAATTAAAGGAGACTATAGCTTCTATTGAAGTAGCTATGTTGGCCACTAAAACTGAAGACTCAGAGCTGGTAAGCCGCCCTATGTACACTTTGCATATGGATAAAGATGGCTATCTGTGGTTTTTCACTTCTAAAGGCTCTCCTAAAATGGATGATATAGAAGAGAATAATCATGTTAACGTAAGTTATGCAGATACACATTCTCATACTTACGCATCAGTAAGTGGTACTGCCATCTGTGTAGATGACCAAGAGCTTAAATCAAAATTATGGAATGACAGCCACAAGGCATGGTATCCTAAAGGAGTAGATGATCCTAATCTGTGCCTGCTGAGGGTAAGTGTTCAGTCAGCAGAAGTGTGGGATCAGGATACAGCTACAATGGTTTCTGTATTGACTAAACAACATGCGCTATAA
- a CDS encoding translocation/assembly module TamB domain-containing protein produces the protein MVVIFSLRIPKVQEFVTGKALDFFKSKVNTEASIGRLYVGFPKSIIIEDIYVEDQQQDTLLYSHYIEVNTDLRGLLDNKFQINDLEVDKLVANIYNTSSDSTFNYQFIADAFTSQDTTQAPADTTQSKPFEFSIKEISIKKANVVYDDLFNGSSLQVNVGDLYTFISTFDLINSQIIVDDIELKNSEGSFKILKSTVDEPDTTSTEIFDIQGKSLLVNNVKFTFEDHPGNLKLLTDIGEAGIEVDSMSLERQVYVAKKIDLKKSFVSIDQFTSSDSTAQSPTDTTSTASDTTSLEILAGTAQATVADVDFRLYNHNYEKAEGFDPNHMWFQKLNADLKDIVFENGYANGTVKSMSGIENGGFHLKEFETEFKYAAEESLVKNLHLVTEHSQIDGELAIGYPSLEALQTNLNQLQIDASIQRSRIDFEDVFYFQPALKQSMSYFTGSASQVIFQGDIQGSLDNLKVNGVKAEALRDTRLAVNGTIKGLPDINNTSVDLKLRNLSTSSDDIATVVPDTLLPQNLTIPEEITLQGNVEGSMNNFSSKINIKTSLGEALADVSMQLKDDSLYHYNGAVEVDSFNIGKLLQQEQTIGHVTFNMKAEGKGFSIQDLDTQLKGEVSSLQYNSYNYQNISVNGVVKSEEFNGELGMDDPNVDFDFNGLVSLNDSIPHYQFTLDMRTLDLYALNFTREEIKVRGKVESDIRMASVEKINGTLSIQDFVMGKGTHVYQMDTFLLSSTANEDSTNISIKSNIITAEFAGNFDIVTLPQVLEQHFNRYYELQGVEDVDELTPQSFDFDINILQPGFFTNLLIPELTELRPGDIKGNYNSELWELNLDINMHRLAYGSNQVDSLGIQVNSDEAGLQYLVKIGSIGNGSIKVDHVNWRGNVEADHIKTELLINDKKGENKYMFGGIFISGEDYSRFQFTPGEFILNYKEWEVRPSNTIDLYASGIWVKNMELSEGGQSISIESQVNDEKDSTLAVNIKDFSLGSLGKFEESEEYLINGIFNGEFHLLMEQAKFAFTSDVDIEDFSYKGDTLGNVSVLASNEGNAKYNLDLDIKNNLNNVKVDGYYLADSVPEIHLDANLVNLELASIQSFTMGQLTEMEGSIKGNLKIRGTTSEPDIVGKVNFDDAKFNVTYLKSVFSLNNETLNFTRSGITFNNFNIDDVDGNSATINGEVTTDDYAFYKFDLRLKTKDFLFLDTDAKDNELYYGRIKLNSTAKITGNSDQPNVDLDVGMSKGSELTYVIPEQQITEQQTEDIVQWIDKDIQNDPFYEQFQTKEEDQDSIDAQITGLNINANININNDNTLNVVIDPVTGDKLTVKGTSTLKLSIKPSGEMTLAGRYEVYEGSYNMNFYGLVKREFRLERGSYLLWTGDVLNARMDLSAVNEVRAAPPAEVSSSDVSSQKIPFLVYIDIKGELLTPDISFRLGIEEGAAASQAVASYVNQLNTRKDELDQQVFGLLLFKNFLTGTSSNNSNGNVAQTTATNSVSRILNSQLSKLSSKVKGVELSLNLESNGAPTNSDDPLSNTQLELGLSKQLFNNRVVVKVAGNFNLDQSEQNRQQGMNDFAGDIRIEYKLTDDGRYRLVGFRENEYDNLFQGGDDIVKTGVGVIFVRDYDSFRELFNAKDKQEQDKEQTRDNKN, from the coding sequence GTGGTTGTTATTTTTTCGCTTCGTATACCAAAAGTGCAAGAGTTTGTAACGGGGAAAGCTTTAGACTTTTTTAAAAGTAAGGTAAATACAGAGGCCAGTATAGGCCGGCTATATGTGGGCTTTCCTAAAAGTATAATAATAGAAGACATTTACGTAGAAGATCAGCAGCAAGATACCTTGCTGTATTCTCATTATATAGAGGTCAATACAGATTTAAGGGGCCTTCTGGATAATAAATTTCAAATCAATGATCTGGAAGTAGATAAGCTGGTGGCCAATATTTACAACACTTCATCAGATAGCACCTTTAACTATCAGTTTATTGCCGATGCCTTTACCAGCCAGGATACCACACAAGCTCCGGCAGATACCACGCAGAGCAAACCCTTTGAATTTTCTATTAAAGAAATAAGCATTAAAAAAGCGAATGTTGTGTATGATGATCTTTTTAACGGATCCAGCTTACAGGTAAATGTAGGTGACTTATACACTTTTATCTCCACTTTCGATCTTATTAATTCTCAAATTATAGTTGATGATATTGAGCTCAAAAATAGTGAAGGCAGTTTCAAAATTTTAAAATCTACCGTAGATGAGCCTGATACTACCAGTACTGAAATTTTTGACATACAGGGCAAATCATTACTAGTCAATAATGTGAAGTTTACTTTTGAAGATCATCCTGGTAATTTAAAACTGCTTACAGACATAGGTGAAGCAGGAATTGAAGTGGATAGCATGAGCCTGGAGCGTCAGGTTTATGTGGCTAAAAAAATTGATCTTAAAAAATCCTTTGTATCTATTGATCAGTTTACGTCTTCAGATTCCACAGCTCAGTCACCAACTGATACCACGTCCACAGCCAGTGATACCACTTCTCTGGAAATATTAGCTGGTACTGCTCAGGCTACCGTGGCAGATGTAGATTTTAGACTATACAATCACAATTATGAAAAGGCAGAAGGTTTTGATCCTAATCATATGTGGTTTCAAAAGCTCAATGCAGATCTTAAAGATATTGTTTTTGAAAATGGCTACGCTAACGGTACGGTAAAAAGCATGTCAGGGATAGAGAATGGAGGTTTTCATCTCAAGGAATTTGAGACAGAATTTAAATATGCTGCTGAAGAATCTCTGGTGAAGAACCTACATTTGGTGACCGAACACAGCCAGATAGACGGAGAATTGGCCATAGGCTATCCTTCGTTAGAAGCCTTGCAAACTAACCTCAACCAGTTGCAAATAGACGCTTCTATTCAAAGATCAAGAATAGATTTTGAAGATGTATTTTATTTTCAGCCGGCCCTCAAGCAGAGTATGTCCTATTTTACAGGATCTGCCAGTCAGGTGATCTTTCAAGGAGATATTCAAGGCTCATTAGATAACTTAAAAGTGAATGGCGTAAAAGCGGAAGCTTTGAGAGATACTCGTTTAGCCGTAAATGGAACTATCAAAGGTCTGCCAGATATAAATAATACTTCCGTAGATCTGAAATTAAGAAATCTGTCTACTTCATCTGATGATATTGCTACCGTAGTGCCAGATACACTGCTGCCGCAGAATTTAACCATCCCCGAAGAAATTACCTTGCAAGGAAATGTAGAAGGGAGCATGAATAATTTTAGCTCTAAAATTAATATAAAAACCTCCTTAGGAGAGGCACTTGCCGATGTGAGTATGCAGCTAAAAGATGATAGCCTTTATCATTATAATGGAGCCGTGGAGGTAGATAGTTTTAACATAGGTAAGCTACTGCAGCAAGAGCAGACTATAGGCCATGTAACCTTTAATATGAAGGCTGAAGGGAAAGGGTTTTCTATACAGGATCTTGATACCCAGCTCAAAGGAGAAGTATCTTCTTTGCAATATAATAGCTATAACTATCAAAACATCTCTGTTAATGGTGTAGTAAAGTCCGAAGAATTTAATGGTGAGTTAGGAATGGATGACCCTAATGTGGATTTTGATTTTAACGGCCTAGTAAGTCTCAATGACAGCATTCCTCACTATCAGTTTACACTGGATATGCGCACGCTGGATCTCTACGCACTTAATTTTACGCGTGAGGAAATCAAGGTTCGTGGTAAAGTGGAATCAGATATAAGAATGGCTTCGGTTGAGAAGATCAATGGCACCTTGTCTATTCAGGATTTTGTTATGGGCAAAGGCACTCATGTGTATCAGATGGATACCTTCCTGCTTTCTTCCACAGCCAATGAAGATAGTACCAATATCAGTATTAAATCAAATATTATTACGGCTGAGTTTGCTGGTAATTTTGATATTGTAACCTTGCCACAAGTGCTGGAGCAGCATTTTAACAGGTATTATGAACTCCAGGGAGTGGAAGATGTAGATGAACTGACACCTCAAAGCTTTGATTTTGATATTAACATATTGCAGCCAGGCTTTTTCACTAACCTGCTTATTCCTGAACTAACTGAGCTCCGGCCAGGTGATATAAAAGGTAATTATAATAGTGAATTATGGGAGCTCAACCTGGATATTAATATGCACCGATTGGCTTATGGAAGCAATCAGGTAGATTCATTAGGAATACAAGTAAACTCTGATGAAGCAGGCTTGCAGTATCTGGTGAAAATAGGAAGTATTGGCAATGGCTCTATAAAAGTTGATCATGTAAATTGGCGAGGAAATGTGGAGGCTGATCACATAAAAACTGAGTTGCTCATCAATGATAAAAAGGGTGAAAATAAATACATGTTTGGCGGCATTTTCATCAGTGGCGAAGATTATTCTCGCTTTCAGTTTACACCAGGGGAATTTATTCTTAATTATAAGGAATGGGAAGTGAGGCCATCCAACACTATAGATTTGTATGCGTCAGGTATCTGGGTGAAAAACATGGAACTGAGCGAAGGTGGCCAAAGTATTTCAATAGAGTCACAGGTAAATGACGAAAAGGACAGTACACTGGCTGTAAATATTAAGGATTTTAGTCTGGGCTCTTTAGGTAAGTTTGAAGAATCTGAGGAGTATCTTATCAATGGAATTTTTAATGGAGAATTTCACCTACTTATGGAGCAGGCAAAATTTGCCTTCACTTCTGATGTAGACATCGAAGACTTTAGCTATAAAGGAGATACATTAGGAAACGTAAGCGTTTTAGCCAGCAATGAAGGAAATGCCAAGTACAACCTTGATCTCGATATAAAAAATAACCTGAATAATGTAAAAGTTGATGGCTACTACCTGGCGGACAGCGTTCCTGAGATTCATCTGGATGCCAACCTGGTGAATTTGGAGCTTGCCAGCATACAGTCCTTTACTATGGGGCAGCTCACTGAGATGGAGGGCAGTATAAAAGGGAATCTCAAAATTAGAGGTACCACTTCAGAGCCCGATATAGTGGGTAAGGTGAATTTTGATGACGCTAAATTTAATGTTACCTACTTAAAAAGTGTATTTTCTCTTAATAATGAAACACTCAACTTCACCAGGTCAGGAATTACGTTTAATAATTTCAATATTGATGATGTAGATGGTAATTCGGCTACAATAAATGGAGAAGTTACTACCGATGATTATGCTTTTTATAAGTTCGATCTAAGGCTGAAAACAAAAGATTTTCTATTTCTGGATACCGATGCAAAAGATAATGAACTGTATTACGGCCGCATTAAGCTTAATAGTACAGCCAAAATTACGGGTAACTCAGATCAGCCTAACGTAGATCTTGATGTAGGTATGAGTAAAGGCAGTGAGCTTACTTATGTTATTCCAGAACAGCAAATTACAGAACAACAGACAGAAGACATTGTCCAGTGGATTGATAAAGACATTCAAAATGATCCTTTTTATGAGCAATTTCAGACTAAGGAAGAAGATCAAGACAGCATTGATGCGCAGATTACTGGTCTAAATATTAATGCCAATATCAATATTAACAATGATAATACGCTTAATGTAGTAATAGACCCTGTTACGGGTGATAAGCTTACAGTAAAAGGAACATCTACTTTAAAACTAAGCATTAAACCAAGTGGAGAGATGACTCTGGCCGGTCGCTACGAGGTGTATGAGGGTAGTTATAATATGAATTTTTATGGACTGGTAAAGAGAGAGTTCAGGCTGGAAAGGGGTAGTTATTTACTCTGGACTGGAGATGTGCTAAATGCGCGGATGGACTTGTCTGCCGTAAACGAAGTGCGAGCAGCTCCTCCTGCAGAGGTATCTTCCAGTGACGTGTCTAGTCAAAAAATACCATTTTTGGTGTATATAGATATTAAAGGTGAGCTTTTAACTCCTGATATATCATTTCGTCTGGGCATAGAAGAGGGTGCTGCGGCCAGTCAGGCAGTAGCTTCCTACGTGAATCAGCTCAATACCAGAAAAGATGAGCTAGATCAGCAGGTCTTTGGATTGTTGTTGTTTAAAAATTTCCTTACCGGTACCTCTTCTAATAATAGTAATGGCAATGTAGCACAGACTACAGCCACTAATAGTGTGAGTAGAATTTTGAATTCGCAGCTCAGTAAGCTATCCAGTAAGGTCAAGGGTGTAGAACTTTCTTTAAATCTGGAGTCAAACGGAGCGCCAACTAACTCAGATGACCCTTTATCTAATACTCAGCTAGAGTTAGGCTTATCAAAACAGTTATTTAATAATAGGGTTGTAGTAAAAGTAGCGGGTAATTTTAATCTGGATCAGAGCGAACAGAACCGTCAGCAAGGTATGAATGATTTTGCTGGAGATATCAGAATAGAATATAAACTTACTGATGATGGCAGGTACAGGCTGGTGGGCTTTAGAGAAAATGAATATGATAATTTGTTTCAGGGTGGAGATGATATAGTGAAAACGGGAGTAGGAGTAATCTTTGTGCGTGACTACGACAGTTTTAGAGAGCTTTTCAATGCTAAAGACAAGCAAGAGCAAGATAAAGAACAGACAAGAGATAATAAAAATTGA
- the tamL gene encoding translocation and assembly module lipoprotein TamL, translating into MINRPYILVIVLGILLIVASCSGVKHLEEGQTFYGGGEVVFATKRDFKKKNEVKRELETLITPTPNTKVLGSRPKVWFYHLAGEPKKEKGFKYWMRTKLGAPPVLMEDVDIYRTQSLIESRIKNEGVFQSRVEVKTKTKHHETTVDYITYLSRPYRYDSIYLPEGDGKLEKAIRGLKEGMVFKKGDRYDLNDLEDERLRLERELKNSGFYFFQDDYILFEADSTVGDRQVDVYMTIKKETPENAKRTYTLGEINVFANYDFAGTSQANVSDTIKVDSVNYYSDNKEFRPKAITDHIKLRKGNIYTNEDEEVTIDRLLQLDVFKFVNVDIEEMSDDQLKTDIYLTPFKKKSIRFEVQGVSKSNAFIGPNFNAAFRNRNAFGGAELYELSLNTGYEIQVGGNQNQSNGGALNSYSVGIQNTLTIPRFITPFNIDFHSFKYVPQTLIKAGFAMQKRSNFFTSYTANLGYGFRWNETPTRRHELFPIDIDFIQLSSTSDEFEQLLNDNPFLARSYAEQYILGTSYSFYYNSQGKTGRDRRTSNYYFNGNIDISGNLMQLGQSLLNSSSEEPYEVLGYPYSQFARADIDFRYYLRLDEQNKIATRVIAGIGYAFGNSISLPYSKSFASGGSSSLRAFRARSVGPGTFEPDTSQVFIDQIGDIKLEGNIEYRFEIVGAFKGAVFLDAGNIWTMREEEERPGGKFNFSDFYKQLAIGTGFGFRFDADFFVVRLDLGYPLRDPAIETPANTRQSDRNPSELSKIVYNIAIGYPF; encoded by the coding sequence TTGATCAATAGACCATACATATTAGTTATAGTATTGGGCATACTACTCATAGTAGCTTCATGTTCAGGAGTAAAACACTTGGAAGAAGGCCAGACCTTCTATGGTGGAGGTGAAGTAGTATTCGCCACCAAGAGAGACTTTAAAAAGAAAAATGAAGTAAAAAGGGAGCTGGAAACGCTCATTACACCTACTCCGAATACTAAAGTATTGGGCTCCAGGCCTAAAGTATGGTTTTATCATTTGGCCGGAGAGCCTAAAAAGGAAAAAGGCTTTAAATACTGGATGCGAACTAAGTTGGGAGCACCTCCGGTACTTATGGAAGATGTAGATATTTATCGTACCCAAAGCCTTATAGAAAGTAGAATTAAAAATGAAGGCGTTTTCCAAAGTAGAGTGGAGGTGAAAACCAAGACCAAACACCATGAAACTACGGTAGATTATATCACCTATTTGAGTCGTCCTTACCGTTATGATTCTATTTATTTGCCCGAAGGAGACGGTAAGTTAGAAAAGGCCATCCGAGGATTAAAGGAGGGAATGGTTTTTAAGAAAGGCGATAGATATGACCTTAATGATCTGGAAGATGAGCGACTAAGGCTTGAACGCGAACTGAAAAATAGCGGATTTTATTTCTTTCAGGATGATTACATTCTATTTGAGGCGGATAGTACCGTAGGAGACAGGCAGGTAGATGTATACATGACCATTAAAAAGGAAACGCCAGAGAATGCAAAGCGAACCTATACGCTGGGAGAGATCAATGTGTTTGCTAATTATGATTTTGCCGGCACTTCACAGGCAAATGTTTCAGATACCATAAAAGTAGATAGCGTTAACTATTACTCTGATAATAAGGAGTTCAGGCCTAAGGCTATTACTGATCATATAAAGCTAAGAAAAGGTAATATCTATACTAATGAAGATGAAGAGGTCACGATAGATCGATTACTTCAGTTAGACGTTTTTAAGTTTGTGAATGTAGACATTGAAGAGATGTCAGATGATCAGCTCAAAACTGATATTTATTTAACGCCATTCAAGAAGAAATCTATTCGTTTTGAAGTGCAGGGAGTGTCTAAATCCAATGCCTTTATAGGGCCTAACTTCAATGCGGCTTTTAGAAATAGAAATGCCTTTGGAGGTGCCGAATTGTATGAATTATCACTCAATACAGGTTATGAAATACAAGTAGGAGGTAACCAAAATCAGAGTAATGGTGGGGCATTAAATTCATATAGTGTAGGAATACAAAACACCCTCACTATTCCTAGATTTATCACTCCTTTTAATATAGATTTTCACTCTTTTAAATACGTACCACAGACCCTTATCAAAGCAGGTTTTGCTATGCAGAAAAGGAGTAACTTCTTTACTTCTTATACAGCTAATCTGGGGTATGGGTTTAGGTGGAATGAAACTCCTACCCGTAGACACGAGCTCTTCCCTATAGATATTGATTTTATTCAGCTCAGTAGTACTTCTGATGAGTTTGAACAGTTGCTTAATGATAATCCGTTTCTAGCCAGAAGTTATGCAGAGCAGTATATTTTGGGTACTTCATATTCTTTTTACTATAACTCTCAGGGTAAAACAGGGAGAGATAGAAGAACCAGCAACTATTATTTTAATGGAAACATAGATATTTCAGGAAACCTTATGCAGCTAGGGCAGTCGCTATTAAATTCATCTTCAGAAGAGCCTTATGAAGTATTAGGATATCCTTATTCTCAGTTTGCTCGTGCTGATATTGACTTTCGCTACTACCTGCGGCTCGACGAACAGAACAAAATAGCCACGCGGGTGATTGCCGGAATAGGCTATGCTTTCGGAAATTCCATTTCATTGCCTTACAGTAAATCGTTTGCTTCTGGAGGTAGTAGCAGTTTAAGAGCCTTCAGAGCCCGATCAGTGGGTCCGGGTACCTTTGAGCCTGACACCTCTCAGGTGTTTATTGATCAGATAGGGGATATAAAGCTGGAAGGAAATATTGAATACCGATTCGAAATAGTGGGAGCTTTTAAAGGAGCTGTGTTTTTAGATGCTGGTAACATCTGGACGATGAGAGAAGAGGAGGAGCGCCCCGGCGGTAAATTTAACTTCAGTGATTTTTACAAGCAATTGGCCATAGGTACTGGTTTTGGCTTTCGCTTCGATGCCGATTTCTTTGTGGTACGCCTAGATTTAGGGTATCCGCTGCGAGACCCAGCCATAGAAACGCCTGCTAATACACGTCAATCAGACAGAAATCCTTCTGAACTCAGCAAAATAGTATATAACATTGCCATAGGGTATCCTTTTTAA
- a CDS encoding OmpA family protein, whose product MKPVRNRAISLATAIVILSTFILSSYLLTGCQASNTHKGGAVGAAAGGAIGAAIGSGSDNTAVGAIIGAAVGGTAGALIGRRMDKQAEELRRDLEGAKVERVGEGIKITFDSGLLFDTDSYSLKSTMKQNLSDLATTLNKYEDTNILIEGHTDSTGSDSYNQTLSEQRANSVSSYLMAQGVSTSRVKTQGYGESQPIADNSTASGRQQNRRVEVAIYANKKMKKMAERGEL is encoded by the coding sequence ATGAAACCAGTTAGAAATAGAGCAATATCATTAGCCACAGCTATTGTTATTTTATCTACATTTATTTTATCATCCTATCTATTAACAGGTTGCCAGGCGAGTAATACTCATAAAGGTGGCGCAGTAGGAGCTGCAGCGGGAGGAGCCATAGGAGCTGCTATAGGTAGTGGATCTGATAATACAGCAGTAGGAGCCATCATAGGAGCAGCAGTAGGAGGTACAGCCGGAGCTTTGATAGGTCGTAGAATGGATAAGCAGGCTGAAGAGCTTAGAAGAGATTTAGAAGGAGCTAAGGTAGAACGTGTGGGTGAAGGTATTAAAATCACTTTTGATTCAGGTCTTTTGTTTGATACAGATTCTTATAGTTTGAAATCTACTATGAAGCAGAACCTTTCAGATTTAGCTACTACGCTTAATAAATATGAAGACACTAATATCTTAATAGAAGGACATACTGATAGCACTGGTTCTGACAGTTATAACCAGACCTTATCAGAGCAAAGAGCTAATTCAGTTTCTTCTTATTTAATGGCTCAGGGAGTTAGTACTTCCAGAGTTAAAACTCAGGGATATGGAGAAAGTCAACCCATAGCAGATAATAGCACTGCCAGTGGAAGACAACAGAACAGAAGAGTAGAAGTAGCCATTTATGCTAACAAGAAAATGAAAAAAATGGCCGAAAGAGGAGAATTATAA
- a CDS encoding HepT-like ribonuclease domain-containing protein translates to METEEKQLHLNNIIKGMEEVIELTRELDYHQFTQEEQIKEEVYSNLQMIGQAAYQLSISSDEAQDLNFDTDILSGFRNARYNEEVEMDHQMVWGVIQNDLPLLRDEAIEASAELGTPAENANTLQ, encoded by the coding sequence ATGGAAACTGAAGAAAAGCAACTGCATTTAAACAATATTATCAAGGGTATGGAAGAGGTAATAGAACTAACCAGAGAGTTAGATTATCATCAATTTACCCAAGAAGAGCAAATCAAAGAGGAAGTGTACAGTAATCTGCAAATGATAGGTCAGGCTGCTTATCAGCTATCTATCAGCTCAGATGAGGCACAGGATCTCAACTTTGATACTGATATATTAAGCGGATTTAGAAATGCGAGATATAACGAAGAAGTAGAAATGGATCATCAAATGGTATGGGGAGTCATTCAAAATGACCTACCGTTACTGAGAGATGAGGCTATTGAAGCTTCAGCAGAATTAGGTACACCGGCGGAAAATGCTAACACCCTTCAATAA
- a CDS encoding Hsp20/alpha crystallin family protein, producing MLYDIENYNKRNDLNPGFWDQFTNRDVFEDFPFERGPKRLPAVNVIENNQEFILELASPGMCKDNYKLEVQNNILNISGDVRSNAEKSKESYTRREFNYASFTRSFMLPDYVKQEEIAASCSDGILTVHIPKREEAEVETKREILID from the coding sequence ATGTTATACGATATTGAAAACTATAATAAAAGAAATGATTTAAACCCCGGATTTTGGGATCAGTTTACGAATAGAGATGTTTTTGAGGATTTTCCTTTTGAAAGAGGCCCGAAGAGATTACCAGCAGTAAATGTAATTGAAAATAATCAGGAATTCATCCTGGAATTAGCGTCTCCCGGCATGTGTAAGGATAACTATAAGCTGGAAGTTCAAAATAACATCTTGAATATTTCTGGAGACGTAAGGTCCAACGCAGAGAAGAGCAAGGAAAGCTATACCAGGAGAGAGTTTAATTATGCTTCTTTCACCCGATCGTTTATGCTGCCAGACTATGTGAAGCAAGAAGAAATAGCAGCAAGCTGTTCAGACGGAATTCTCACCGTTCACATTCCTAAAAGAGAGGAAGCAGAAGTAGAAACCAAAAGAGAGATTCTTATAGACTAA